One Cucumis sativus cultivar 9930 chromosome 1, Cucumber_9930_V3, whole genome shotgun sequence DNA segment encodes these proteins:
- the LOC101203915 gene encoding EIN3-binding F-box protein 1-like: protein MPTLLNYTGDDEFHPTSMEDFPCFLPISSRINVCFQPNKRFRTNLKIPFLGDDTKPSIDDLPDECLFEIFKRLDNGKSKSSCACVSKRWLMLLSSIRMEKTENNGYLTRHLEGKKATDIRLAAIAIGINNNGGLGKLSIKGMNSICRVTNVGLTSIAYGCSSLRALSLWNIASIGDEGLLEIAKECHLLEKFDVCQCPLISNRALIAIAEGCSNLTVLSIESCPNIGNEGMQAIGRSCSKLESISIKDCSLIGDSGVSSLISSACSSLHKVKLQGLNITDFSLAVIGHYGNVVTHLTLCSLKNVSEKGFWVMGNAQALKLLISLTISACQGVTNVSLEAIGNGCRSLKQICLQKCSFVSGDGLAAFSKAARTLESLQLEECNRITISGIIGLLTNHESNLKSLVLVKCSGIKDTALQFPLPSYSSSLRWVSIRNCTGFGAESLALVGRLCSQLQHLDLVGLYGLTDAVFVPLLESCEGLVKVNLSGCLNLTDESIIALARLHGATLQLVNLDGCRKITDQSLVAIADNLLVLNELDVSNCAVSDRGLIALARAQHINLSILSLAGCCGITGTSLPCLEILGKTLVGLNLEGCNSISNGSIEVLVENLWRCDILV from the exons ATGCCTACTCTCCTTAATTACACCG GAGATGATGAATTTCACCCCACTTCCATGGAGGATTTCCCCTGTTTTCTCCCCATTTCTTCTCGCATCAATGTCTGTTTTCAACCCAACAAAAGGTTTCGTACCAATCTCAAAATCCCATTTTTGGGAGACGATACAAAACCTTCTATTGATGATCTTCCTGATGAATGTCTCTTTGAAATCTTTAAACGTTTGGATAATGGGAAATCAAAAAGCTCTTGTGCTTGTGTTTCCAAGCGATGGCTTATGCTTTTAAGCAGCATTCGTATGGAGAAAACTGAAAACAATGGATATCTTACAAGACATTTAGAGGGGAAGAAAGCTACAGATATAAGACTTGCTGCTATTGCTATAGGAATCAATAACAACGGAGGATTGGGGAAGCTTTCTATTAAAGGGATGAACTCTATTTGTAGAGTTACTAATGTTGGTCTTACATCAATAGCCTACGGTTGCTCCTCCCTTCGAGCTCTTTCGCTTTGGAATATCGCTTCGATCGGTGACGAGGGGTTGTTGGAGATAGCTAAAGAATGCCATTTGTTAGAGAAATTTGATGTATGTCAATGCCCTTTGATTTCCAACAGGGCGTTGATTGCAATAGCTGAAGGTTGTTCTAATTTGACTGTTTTGAGTATTGAGTCTTGTCCAAATATTGGGAATGAGGGTATGCAAGCTATTGGAAGATCATGTTCTAAGTTGGAGTCCATCTCTATAAAGGATTGTTCTCTTATTGGGGATTCCGGAGTTTCGAGTTTGATCTCTTCTGCTTGTTCTTCGTTGCATAAAGTGAAGCTTCAGGGTTTGAATATCACTGATTTCTCTCTTGCTGTGATTGGACATTATGGAAATGTTGTAACTCATTTGACCCTTTGCAGCCTAAAAAACGTGAGTGAGAAGGGATTTTGGGTTATGGGAAATGCTCAAGCTTTGAAGCTATTGATATCATTGACAATTAGTGCTTGTCAAGGAGTTACAAATGTAAGTCTTGAAGCCATAGGCAATGGATGTAGAAGCTTGAAGCAGATATGTCTACAAAAGTGCAGTTTTGTTTCTGGTGATGGACTTGCTGCTTTTTCCAAGGCTGCAAGAACTCTAGAGAGCCTTCAATTGGAGGAATGTAACAGAATCACAATTTCGGGTATTATCGGTTTGTTGACAAACCATGAATCAAACCTGAAATCTCTAGTGCTTGTTAAATGCTCAGGAATCAAGGATACAGCACTGCAATTTCCTTTGCCGTCTTACAGTTCGTCTCTTCGGTGGGTATCGATACGCAATTGTACCGGCTTTGGTGCTGAAAGCCTAGCCTTAGTTGGGAGGCTGTGCTCTCAGCTTCAACACCTAGATCTTGTGGGACTCTATGGTTTAACAGATGCAGTGTTTGTTCCTTTACTTGAGAGCTGTGAAGGACTTGTGAAGGTGAATCTCAGTGGTTGTTTGAATTTAACGGACGAATCGATTATCGCTTTAGCTCGACTCCATGGAGCTACTCTTCAACTAGTTAATCTTGATGGTTGTAGGAAGATCACTGATCAGAGCTTGGTGGCAATAGCAGATAACTTACTAGTTCTCAATGAACTAGATGTTTCCAACTGTGCAGTCTCGGATCGTGGGCTCATAGCACTCGCTCGTGCACAGCATATCAATCTGTCAATCCTCTCATTGGCAGGGTGTTGTGGGATAACAGGTACAAGTTTGCCTTGTCTTGAAATATTAGGAAAAACTTTGGTGGGGTTGAACCTTGAAGGATGCAACTCCATCAGCAATGGCTCAATTGAGGTTCTTGTAGAGAACCTGTGGAGATGTGACATCcttgtataa